From one Plasmodium malariae genome assembly, chromosome: 12 genomic stretch:
- the PmUG01_12039300 gene encoding conserved Plasmodium protein, unknown function: protein MSSSSTAVNSVNVSQKKIKRKKLKIREKEGRGNTMSNLNENFDNNPTSASVNTKESSVNYYSLKYVISKQAIKNSIDRPTKMFFMNKEYANKMSYLKKNRRKISLKFNKSSVLSIKSKINKISTLLKSGIISGTNRHIISGISSRINRSDEHSKGSGKGSSKGSSKGSGKGSSKGSDKGSGKGSGKGSGKGSSEDGVKRGCKPGEEGGNRKYKKISSRKKMNDISKLKKCRQVKLLWKSRNMNLFLKGKKGTLKRSKHYDVSKNKEGAGTIHSSKSHSYALNVSLYREKQDDKTGGGDDKNCTYVNLTSATSHTNVLHHNEECFGHSYSDESVINSSEKMNIYYKDKAVVNDEATVASTREDIMYHGLLNDDIGPNRTDKISHDNEYAQGEESDQYNDGGAKPVDDNNPVYDECYNGKFLCTNNAGLTEQEIDHRNYENSFDKKNSYDENSLGEYSNMSNEEDIIYDDTKKNEEASEILNGYVTYKRYILKCESNNRNKINQNTNNIRGIETSGHTYNSDIISADEMKYYYDDNIEDKIISLKEASESIGPNDILYMNGNYEKVDHFNYVLDEYVEGGDYNNVARRSENALYVQEREKGEENNNGSNGSNTRNGSNGSNTRNGSNGSNTRNGSNGSNGSICNSNGQYISSDDLGESCSHLSESFSLKCLPEIPEDTNLISSSDNVCSVHNKSLHSSFSNFSARRSEEVTLDVYAMNEVNIFEKGDPTCSLHISGLAESYVKDKNIDRVNGHVRDHVGDCADISQSHNNTAATTRKKKKKKNCPGISSFLHNSNSDGTEEKLTDKESDTYKVCAISNNDNVTLYRQSIVYPSANNKIYNNLKKNAMNYSININEKKEELSANRMSHSDNYFNASMTAEHAHDCSNGTRGCHCVDDEVAGRSYTSTCLCKNGGAEKEADQEVEGKLGREGEGVEGRLDGVDNKFKKESGFLHAKAFSTYSLNSERDDNDVICAMHFNSLDYLGPLQERVRSTSNISYINAKSERSYSLCAETVKEALSNEALPNEELSSEALPNEDLSNEELSSEALPNEELPNEELSNEDCPMRNCPMRDCPMRHCPNEAVPLKKQHCNMRVPQHDAQVREETNDNDDFEEQIIGVYDVCDNNECFVQIAPSFAPVNYFNEGREDRDESLKKYEENNNYMSSNTYIDQHFEKDHIDILNLSKNLNEYENFDHGEQDDILHWPKGCLKKYVHKLTDHNDGSNSSEMVKCTGNTQEAPGEVDMVCRGSDKKGRSSSSGSNDGSMDRSIDREIDRNITDRNSIWGMSRVRDAVYSPFSRKSKNLYRNDERDLSAHENAHVTNMFDGFFKKIYKDKTNDSSCYSMVEEVNLMSKNKSSHFLSDVDTKSKKRCGIYTIRSYSINNAKGEREADSTNETSRSKNAISERGLPRDSAEVSTKNSNEGRQMEGGKKSIFLDKIKKNKKCAPQKKSSQKEAEKMYQDASLNFGGGTNSVLEKSSQVNNTLLNEGTEKNKKKLFKSKIFDSFKKLMRRKEASNSSERNAYCEEENAGNKNKEYYPGEHDRGEESNITVGPSACNDENDRGEESNITVGPSSHDDENDAYNKEPYNTCERDKGANEDTFCTTEFLKKKNYDEGTYDLVEYKKVSSHHDDVIAIGKKRYKNRRSFSLNSIHMYKLDGYNVSTCMDNKDILDDEKWFLKENKMNYMQNESYEKVYLIKQHMHECKVRYKSNANFENKKRSIHFIRERNNECRRNQTYSFDMKKIRNEDLRLTYKQIDPTNGNHNSNDKFERGNSLNDEKRKNASHCLNNNCAYNKCRENLISDRKDNINKIDNVVQEFIHSIEKLERGAKGEGGDGGRSRIGRDKENGISRISNDDGNAPMCNDEELRGKKKNNKINNKNNEEIHLNSDRIQCNFSVNISQHCEEETEKTYKPIMNEENDKDVLNDNNISVHLNDIERGKQYTESYIEEENSHGGNVLTGINNNKINMHNSDKDTLVSTYNALKHEYDKLSRENNILKSEINNWKKINNILRRENNNSNDEIIILRNKNEKLSGDNNVLVSQRDELQMERDALLTERNELQIERNELQTERDELHTERDELQTERDELQTERDELQTERDELQTERDELQTERDELQIEMGNIRREVELLSGDKENLVRDKMNSILRINNLEEQVNKQHIRIRDLEKDLEHRNKELQLKEEEINSQKYLIDEVKKEKKMIENELNILKEKSEKSMYKLKRDMRVQTEVDKIKSELNCTDEGISEMKINEHSLKTEMEYMQNETSAANEANEAADAERTNRINRKPGQVSNHNDQVDNLRSETYHMKEENDLKKNEQRELLLVEQNGELESKNFISEKDEEAIVNKGIENSSDISSYLDKLVSCKNNNNELQLKIDRDSLLNLFSQREIDRDLRSDSCKQFLEIKKKDLLTVDDQQRKLRKLLSFKNYDDICKELNNLDIDDLRAKCKDMLKEYLYLGMIIREYEKSNVRLFRKNKALGRKVTELRGFLLCGAAARRGSRRSMRGMDSMDSKHSVQKDELNSSKMELLEKKENTHDGENEILVPSGSFKTRKMRQDTVKHGNVNNYKNVCIELEKENRKLYDKLDHILCKLLIGKEKNEEDSIYKKILNKTGEIVKSVDIINEELSNFRAKKASNESSVFDCSNILICLNSISVNILFINSNVSLINEIISENKTYLDVHKIKSSLFSMSLSEVDCLSRMPDHIFFTKYDDETDELIEMERNTIKREKGILERERDAIEMEKDVTERDVTERDVTERDVAERDITERDITERDITERDTTERDITERDITERDITERDNRKGYNRKGYNRKGYNRKGYNRKGYNRKGYNRKGYNRKGYNRKGCNRKGSVKWFNENEDDINKCTKFNSLKKTAQCKYDRKNSKYFIFNEKKHMVMTCSGEKQIEVISPNWIENFITFFEICFSSDLFLILSVTCKGINEINAYIRRNEIQNCKRSISRMLSSIDEIINYYREDGNTCFLESFVGLFSYFKKCFQKMEDIIEQEKNKNRMWEVMYGIYNLKKIVRFVLYTFFNFHQVYAAFFMNETKYSFIRNHSLSSSTSNNNITNGLANTKEFNHIEEEKEVEEAEQVKDERKKKEKKKSISDIAPFNTYHSTVSATTLCNSIHNLRHSRNYSERNSWGTYWYSLNNDITNYVSMNSYSYRGVTGTKRKNKTTSSDNISNHGNLNILNGKNDESYVDCIQQVVNEIIEFNYNSHVIPCLVANYADEIGLYQWEYNEGSDTSLSEKKNYPFDIIKNILEKMKLSNLFVNSSDFIEYVEENMLKTRLLHNFFFKKNYIINIDIVHKYLSIRFILNIGVNYDYFYQQFLSILTNIVMLPTSNNKCRSVECTVSGTNMFLASRCMSFHKDMCKKDTNDSTIKNCSCSGRRNSSRDCTSDRLHGCFLLHNNDPHERGSLQKEYSSKWKNMHNAHNTYSGDAGDAGDDEYSNLSYPLLDVDNKFMSILFHMWQRIEMKYFSKLNNTRANTCSRTGNTNIYKICNLKSSLPSRSYSTSLKGLSSANNTPNLKRLSSANNTPNLKRLSSANNTSNLKRLSSANNTSNLKRLSSANNTSNLKRLSSANNTPNLKRYSGEQVPEKGILHPCIHSSLYHYNIERKDEEKGNGKGVSSILKETESLKNPTDRNYSIETYLKLMILDIFECTNEDKHIGIDDFVVLFKQLHIQIKTSIIYTIWCIITGCKNVNTALKEKVPLSSFIKKAYTTNPSLIFYEYCKMKVKLREAKKNIKLLQKYKKKILLLVAN from the exons atgtcGTCATCGTCCACAGCAGTGAACTCTGTAAATGTgagtcaaaaaaaaataaagaggaagaaattaaaaataagagaaaagGAAGGACGAGGCAATACAATGTCTAATCTAAATGAAAACTTCGATAATAACCCTACTAGTGCAAGTGTAAACACAAAAGAAAGCAGTGTTAATTATTActcattaaaatatgttatatcaAAGCAGgcaataaaaaatagcatAGATAGACCCactaaaatgttttttatgaacaaggAATATGCAAATAAGATGAGCTACTTGAAAAAGAATAGAAGAAAGATAAGCTTAAAATTTAACAAGTCTTCTGTTCTATCCATAAAatctaaaataaataaaatcagCACATTACTCAAGAGCGGCATAATCAGCGGCACGAACAGACATATAATCAGCGGAATAAGCAGTCGCATAAATAGAAGCGATGAACATAGCAAAGGTAGTGGCAAAGGTAGTAGCAAAGGTAGTAGCAAAGGTAGTGGCAAAGGTAGTAGCAAAGGTAGTGACAAAGGTAGTGGCAAAGGTAGTGGCAAAGGTAGTGGCAAAGGTAGCAGCGAAGACGGTGTAAAGCGGGGGTGCAAGCCAGGTGAGGAAGGCGGAAACCGCAAATATAAGAAGATCTCatctagaaaaaaaatgaacgatATATCGAAACTTAAAAAGTGTAGACAAGTAAAGCTTTTATGGAAAAGCAGAAATATGAACTTATTTCTAAAGGGTAAAAAAGGAACCCTCAAAAGAAGTAAACATTATGATGTATCGAAGAATAAAGAGGGGGCAGGTACAATCCATTCTTCTAAAAGTCACAGTTACGCATTAAACGTGTCATTATATAGAGAGAAACAAGATGATAAAACTGGTGGAGGTGATGATAAGAATTGCACGTACGTAAATTTAACTAGCGCAACTAGCCATACTAATGTACTTCATCACAATGAAGAATGTTTTGGGCACAGTTACTCTGATGAAAGTGTTATTAACAGTtcagaaaaaatgaatatatattataaagatAAAGCTGTGGTAAATGATGAAGCTACTGTAGCTAGCACAAGAGAAGATATCATGTACCATGGTCTTCTTAACGATGATATAGGTCCTAATCGAACTGATAAAATTTCACATGATAATGAATATGCTCAAGGGGAAGAGAGCGATCAGTACAATGATGGCGGTGCTAAGCCTGTGGATGACAATAATCCTGTATACGATGAATGTTATAATGGAAAATTCCTTTGCACTAATAATGCTGGTCTGACCGAGCAGGAGATTGACCATAGAAATTATGAAAACAGCTTTGATAAAAAGAATTCCTATGATGAAAATAGCTTGGGTGAGTATTCGAATATGTCTAACGAGGAAGACATAATATATGATGATACAAAAAAGAACGAGGAGGCAAGTGAAATTTTGAATGGTTATGTTACATACAAAcgatatattttgaaatgtGAATCAAATAATaggaacaaaataaatcaaaatacgAATAACATAAGAGGCATAGAAACATCTGGACATACATACAATAGTGATATTATAAGTGCTGATGagatgaaatattattatgatgatAACATAGAAGATAAGATTATATCTCTGAAGGAAGCCTCTGAGAGTATAGGACCGaatgatatattatacatgaATGGTAACTATGAAAAGGTAGatcattttaattatgtgTTAGACGAATATGTAGAAGGAGGAGACTACAACAACGTAGCTCGGAGAAGTGAAAATGCATTGTATGTTCAGGAGAGGGAAAAAGGAGAAGAAAACAATAATGGCAGCAATGGTAGCAATACTAGAAATGGTAGCAATGGTAGCAATACTAGAAATGGCAGCAATGGAAGCAATACTAGAAATGGCAGCAATGGTAGCAATGGCAGCATCTGCAATAGTAACGGGCAGTACATCAGTTCGGATGATCTAGGGGAATCCTGTTCTCATCTTTCCGAATCTTTTAGCTTAAAATGTTTACCCGAAATACCTGAAGATACGAATTTGATAAGTAGTAGTGACAATGTGTGCAGTGTACATAATAAAAGTTTGCATTCTTCCTTTTCGAATTTCAGTGCCCGAAGAAGTGAAGAGGTCACTTTAGATGTTTACGCTATGAACGAAGTaaacatttttgaaaaaggaGATCCAACATGCTCGTTGCACATCAGTGGGTTAGCAGAGTCCTATGTAAAAGACAAAAATATCGATCGTGTAAACGGTCATGTTAGAGATCATGTGGGAGATTGTGCCGACATTTCGCAAAGCCACAACAATACAGCTGCTACTACAAga aaaaaaaaaaaaaaaaaaaattgtccTGGCATTTCGTCATTTCTacataatagtaatagtgaTGGTACAGAGGAGAAGCTAACAGATAAAGAATCTGATACATATAAAGTTTGCGCTATATCAAACAACGACAATGTTACATTATATAGGCAGAGTATTGTATACCCCTctgcaaataataaaatatataataacctAAAAAAGAACGCAATGAACTACTCAATAAAtatcaatgaaaaaaaagaagaattaagCGCGAATAGGATGTCTCATTCAGATAACTACTTCAATGCAAGTATGACAGCTGAGCATGCACATGATTGTTCTAATGGTACAAGAGGTTGTCATTGCGTTGATGATGAAGTTGCTGGACGTAGTTACACGTCCACGtgtttatgtaaaaatggaGGAGCGGAAAAGGAAGCAGACCAGGAAGTCGAGGGGAAATTGGGCAGAGAAGGGGAAGGAGTAGAAGGACGATTAGACGGCGtagataataaatttaaaaaagagagCGGTTTCCTTCACGCCAAAGCATTTTCGACATACTCGTTGAACAGCGAAAGGGATGACAACGATGTGATATGTGCAATGCATTTTAATAGTTTAGATTACTTAGGACCGCTGCAAGAAAGAGTGAGGTCAACAAGTAATATCAGTTATATAAATGCAAAGAGTGAGCGGAGTTATTCATTATGTGCAGAAACGGTTAAGGAAGCATTGTCCAATGAGGCATTGCCTAATGAGGAATTGTCCAGTGAGGCATTGCCTAATGAGGATTTGTCCAATGAGGAATTGTCCAGTGAGGCATTGCCTAATGAGGAATTGCCTAATGAGGAATTGTCCAATGAGGATTGTCCAATGAGGAATTGTCCAATGAGGGATTGTCCAATGAGGCATTGTCCA AACGAAGCGGTTCCGTTAAAGAAGCAGCACTGCAACATGAGAGTTCCCCAACATGATGCGCAAGTAAGGGAAGAGACAAATGATAATGACGATTTTGAAGAGCAAATTATTGGTGTATATGATGTATGCGACAACAACGAATGCTTTGTTCAAATAGCACCCAGTTTTGCTCCAGTTAATTATTTCAATGAAGGAAGGGAGGATAGAGATGAAtctctaaaaaaatatgaagagaataataattatatgagtagcaatacatatatagatcAACATTTTGAAAAGGATCACAtagatattttaaatttgtcAAAGAATTTAAATGAGTATGAAAATTTTGATCATGGTGAGCAAGACGACATACTGCATTGGCCAAAAGGATGCCTAAAGAAATATGTTCACAAATTAACTGATCATAATGATGGAAGTAATTCATCCGAAATGGTAAAGTGCACGGGTAATACCCAGGAGGCGCCTGGAGAAGTAGACATGGTCTGTCGAGGGAGTGATAAAAAGGGTAGAAGTAGCAGCAGTGGAAGCAACGATGGAAGTATGGACAGAAGCATCGATCGAGAAATCGATCGAAATATCACTGATCGTAACAGTATCTGGGGGATGAGCCGTGTGAGAGACGCTGTATACTCCCCTTTCTCCAGAAAAAGCAAGAACCTTTATAGAAATGACGAAAGGGACCTGTCAGCACATGAAAATGCGCATGTAACAAATATGTTCGAcggtttttttaaaaaaatttataaagataaaaCGAATGATAGTTCCTGCTATTCCATGGTAGAAGAGGTAAATCTAatgagtaaaaataaaagtagcCACTTCCTTTCAGATGTGGACACAAAGAGTAAGAAGCGCTGTGGAATTTATACTATCAGAAGTTACAGCATTAATAACGCAAAGGGGGAAAGGGAGGCGGATAGTACAAACGAAACGAGTCGTTCGAAAAATGCAATTAGTGAAAGAGGACTACCTAGGGACTCAGCAGAAGTTAGTACTAAGAATAGTAATGAAGGAAGACAAATGGAGGGGGGAAagaaaagtatatttttagataaaataaaaaaaaataaaaaatgtgctccccaaaaaaaaagcagTCAAAAGGAAGCAGAAAAAATGTATCAAGATGCTTCCTTGAATTTTGGAGGAGGAACAAACAGTGTGTTGGAGAAATCGAGCCAGGTGAATAATACCTTATTAAATGAAggtacagaaaaaaataaaaaaaaattatttaaaagtaaaatatttgataGTTTCAAGAAGCTGATGAGAAGAAAGGAGGCCAGTAATAGCAGTGAGCGTAACGCGTATTGTGAAGAGGAAAATGCtggaaataaaaacaagGAATATTACCCAGGTGAGCATGATAGGGGTGAAGAGAGTAACATTACTGTAGGTCCAAGTGCCTGTAACGATGAAAATGATAGAGGTGAAGAGAGCAACATTACTGTAGGTCCAAGTTCCCATGATGATGAAAACGATGCATACAATAAAGAGCCATATAACACATGCGAACGTGACAAGGGTGCAAATGAGGACACGTTCTGTACTACTGAATTTCTAAAGAAGAAGAATTACGACGAAGGAACATATGACTTAGTGGAATACAAAAAAGTAAGTAGTCATCATGACGACGTGATAGCCATAGGGAAAAAGAGATACAAAAATAGAAGGAGCTTTTCACTGAATAGCATTCATATGTACAAATTGGATGGTTACAATGTAAGTACATGTATGGataataaagatattttaGATGATGAGAAGTGGtttttaaaggaaaataaaatgaattatatgcAAAATGAATCATATGAAAAGGTCTATTTAATTAAACAGCACATGCATGAATGTAAAGTACGCTATAAAAGTAATGCAAactttgaaaataaaaaaaggagcaTTCATTTTATTAGAGAAAGGAACAATGAATGTAGAAGAAATCAAACATATAGTTttgatatgaaaaaaataagaaatgaGGACTTAAGACttacatataaacaaatagaCCCTACGAATGGTAATCATAATTCTAATGATAAATTTGAGAGAGGTAACTCACTGAATGATGAGAAAAGGAAGAATGCATCTCATTGCCTGAACAATAATTgtgcatataataaatgtagaGAAAATTTAATATCAGACAGGAAAGacaacataaataaaatagataatGTGGTGCAAGAATTTATACACAGTATAGAGAAATTGGAAAGGGGGGCCAAAGGGGAAGGCGGAGATGGCGGAAGAAGTAGAATCGGAAGGGACAAAGAAAATGGGATTAGTAGAATCTCAAATGACGATGGAAATGCTCCTATGTGCAATGATGAAGAAttaagaggaaaaaaaaaaaataataaaattaacaataaaaataatgaagagaTTCATTTAAATAGTGACAGAATCCAATGCAATTTTTCAGTGAATATATCCCAACATTGTGAAGAAGAGACAGAAAAAACGTATAAGCCAATAATGAACGAAGAGAATGATAAAGACGtgttaaatgataataacatAAGTGTACATTTGAACGATATAGAAAGAGGAAAACAATATACAGAGTCCTATATTGAGGAGGAAAATTCTCATGGAGGAAATGTATTAACaggaataaataataataagataaatatgcataatagTGATAAAGATACTTTAGTAAGTACATATAATGCTTTAAAACACGAGTATGACAAGCTTAGcagagaaaataatattctaaAAAGTGAAATTAATAATTGGAAAAAAATCAATAACATATTAAGAAGAGAAAACAATAACAGTAACGACgaaattatcattttaaGGAACAAGAATGAAAAGTTGAGCGGTGATAATAACGTACTTGTGAGCCAGAGGGATGAGCTGCAAATGGAACGAGATGCATTGCTGACCGAGCGGAATGAGCTACAAATAGAACGGAATGAACTGCAAACCGAACGGGATGAACTGCATACCGAACGAGATGAACTACAAACCGAACGAGATGAACTGCAAACCGAACGAGATGAACTACAAACCGAACGGGATGAACTACAAACCGAACGGGATGAACTACAAACCGAACGGGATGAACTGCAAATTGAAATGGGGAACATTAGAAGAGAAGTTGAGCTCCTTTCGGGAGATAAGGAGAACCTGGTGAGAGACAAAATGAACAGCATATTAAGAATAAACAATTTAGAAGAGCAGGTGAACAAACAACATATTCGTATTAGGGACTTAGAAAAAGATCTCGAGCATAGAAATAAAGAGCTACAACTAAAGGAAGAAGAAATTAATAGtcagaaatatttaatagatGAGgtgaagaaggaaaaaaaaatgatcgAAAACGAGTTAAACATACTTAAGGAGAAAAGTGAGAAGTCCATGTATAAACTTAAGAGAGACATGCGAGTGCAGACAGAAGTGGATAAGATAAAAAGCGAATTAAATTGTACAGATGAAGGTATTAgtgaaatgaaaataaacgAGCACAGCTTGAAGACAGAAATGGAGTACATGCAAAATGAGACCAGTGCAGCTAATGAGGCTAATGAAGCTGCGGATGCAGAGAGGACAAATAGGATAAATAGGAAGCCTGGACAAGTAAGTAATCATAATGATCAAGTTGATAATTTAAGAAGTGAAACATATCATatgaaagaagaaaatgatttaaaaaaaaatgaacaacgGGAACTACTACTAGTAGAGCAAAATGGTGAATtagaaagtaaaaattttattagtgAAAAAGATGAAGAAGCAATTGTAAACAAGGGTATAGAGAACAGTAGTGATATTTCTTCCTATTTGGACAAGTTAGTTAGTTGtaaaaacaataacaatGAGTTACAACTGAAAATTGATAGAGATAGtttacttaatttatttagtCAAAGAGAAATTGATAGAGATTTGCGAAGTGATAGCTGCAAAcaatttttagaaattaaaaaaaaggatttatTAACAGTTGATGATCAGCAGAGGAAACTACGTAAGCTACTAagctttaaaaattatgacgATATATGTAAAGAGCTAAATAATTTAGATATAGATGACTTACGAGCAAAATGCAAGGATATGCTAAAAGAGTACTTATACTTAGGGATGATAATACgtgaatatgaaaaaagcaATGTACGCCTATttcgaaaaaataaagcgcTAGGTAGGAAGGTAACTGAGTTGAGAGGATTTCTGCTATGTGGAGCAGCGGCCAGACGCGGGAGTAGGCGTAGTATGCGTGGTATGGATAGTATGGATAGTAAGCATAGTGTACAGAAGGACGAACTGAATTCTTCAAAAATGGAGTTGTTAGAGAAGAAGGAAAACACACATGATGGGGAAAACGAAATACTGGTACCAAGTGGGTCCTTCAAAACGCGCAAAATGAGGCAAGACACTGTTAAACATGGGAACGTAAACAACTACAAAAATGTGTGCATTGAgctagaaaaagaaaataggaAATTATATGATAAGTTAGATCATATTTTGTGCAAATTGTTAATaggaaaagagaaaaatgaagaagattccatttacaaaaaaattctgAACAAGACAGGCGAAATAGTAAAAAGTGTCGAcataataaatgaagaacTATCGAACTTTAGGGCTAAAAAAGCATCCAATGAAAGTTCTGTTTTTGACTGCTCAAATATACTCATATGTTTGAACTCCATTTCTGTTaacattttgtttattaattCGAATGTTTctttaattaatgaaattataagtgaaaataaaacatacttagatgttcataaaattaagaGCTCGCTTTTTAGCATGTCCTTAAGTGAGGTAGACTGCTTAAGTAGGATGCCAGATCATATTTTCTTCACAAAATATGATGATGAGACGGACGAATTAATAGAAATGGAAAGGAACAcaataaaaagggaaaagggCATACTAGAAAGAGAAAGGGACGCAATAGAGATGGAAAAGGATGTAACAGAGAGGGATGTAACAGAAAGGGATGTAACAGAAAGGGATGTAGCAGAAAGGGATATAACAGAAAGGGATATAACAGAAAGGGATATAACAGAAAGGGATACAACAGAAAGGGATATAACAGAAAGGGATATAACAGAAAGGGATATAACAGAAAGGGATAACAGAAAGGGATATAACAGAAAGGGATATAACAGAAAGGGATATAACAGAAAGGGATATAACAGAAAGGGATATAACAGAAAGGGATATAACAGAAAGGGATATAACAGAAAGGGATATAACAGAAAGGGATGTAATAGAAAGGGA TCTGTTAAATGGTTTAACGAAAATGAGGATGACATAAACAAATGTACAAAATTCAATAGTTTGAAAAAAACAGCACAATGCAAATATGACAggaaaaattcaaaatattttatttttaacgaaaaaaaacatatggTGATGACTTGTTCAGGTGAAAAACAAATTGAAGTTATTTCCCCAAATTGGATCGAAAATTTTATcacattttttgaaatatgtttttctagcgatttatttctaattttgTCAGTAACATGTAAAGGTATTAAcgaaataaatgcatatataagaCGAAACGAAATACAGAATTGCAAAAGAAGTATATCAAGAATGCTAAGTTCCATTGATGAAATAATTAACTATTATAGGGAGGATGGAAATACATGTTTCCTTGAATCCTTTGTTGgcttattttcttattttaaaaagtgcTTCCAAAAAATGGAAGATATAATAGAAcaagaaaagaataaaaacagAATGTGGGAAGTGATGTATGGAatatacaatttaaaaaaaattgtaaggtttgttttatatacctttttcaattttcatCAAGTATATGCtgctttttttatgaacGAAACGAAGTATTCATTTATTCGGAACCACAGCTTGTCTTCTTCAACATCGAACAATAACATTACGAATGGACTAGCTAATACGAAGGAGTTCAATCACatagaagaagaaaaagaggTAGAAGAAGCAGAACAAGTGAAAGatgagagaaaaaaaaaggaaaaaaaaaaaagcatatcaGATATAGCACCCTTTAACACGTACCACAGTACAGTTAGTGCTACAACTCTGTGCAATAGCATACACAATTTGAGGCATTCTAGGAATTATTCGGAAAGGAACTCCTGGGGTACATACTGGTATAGCCTAAACAACGACATAACAAATTATGTGAGCATGAATAGTTATTCTTATAGAGGAGTTACTGGAACCAAGAGAAAGAACAAGACTACTAGTAGTGATAATATTTCTAACCATggtaatttaaatattctaaaTGGAAAGAATGACGAATCGTATGTAGACTGTATACAACAAGTGGTGAATGAAATTATCGAGTTTAACTACAACTCTCATGTGATTCCTTGCTTAGTAGCAAATTACGCTGATGAGATAGGATTATATCAATGGGAATATAACGAAGGAAGTGATACTTCTTTATCCGAAAAGAAGAATTACCCTTTTGatattatcaaaaatattttagaaaaaatgaaactgAGCAATTTGTTTGTGAATAGTAGCGATTTTATTGAATATGTTGAAGAGAATATGTTAAAAACGAGgttattacataattttttttttaaaaaaaattatattatcaatATTGATATAGTTCacaaatatttaagtataaggtttatattaaatattggAGTAAATTATGACTATTTTTATCAGCAATTTTTGTCTATTCTAACAAATATTGTCATGCTGCCAACGAGTAATAATAAGTGCAGGAGCGTTGAATGCACCGTTAGCGGTACAAATATGTTTCTTGCCTCAAGGTGTATGAGTTTCCATAAGGATATGTGTAAAAAAGATACAAATGACAGTACTATTAAAAATTGCAGTTGTAGTGGAAGACGTAATAGTAGTAGAGACTGTACTAGTGATAGACTTCATGGATGCTTCTTGTTGCACAATAATGATCCTCATGAAAGGGGCTCACTGCAAAAGGAATACTCAtcgaaatggaaaaatatgcacaatgcacataatacatattctGGAGATGCTGGGGACGCAGGTGATGATGAATACAGTAATTTAAGTTACCCATTGTTAGATGTAGACAATAAATTTATGAGCATACTATTTCATATGTGGCAAAGAATTGAGATGAAATATTTCTCAAAGTTGAACAACACACGTGCCAATACTTGTTCACGTACTGGTAATACGAACATATATAAGATTTGCAATTTGAAAAGTTCTCTACCCAGCAGAAGTTACTCTACAAGTCTAAAAGGACTTAGCAGTGCGAACAACACACCAAACCTAAAAAGGCTTAGCAGTGCGAACAACACACCAAACCTAAAAAGGCTTAGCAGTGCGAACAACACATCTAACCTGAAAAGGCTTAGCAGTGCGAACAACACATCTAACCTGAAAAGGCTTAGCAGTGCGAACAACACATCTAACCTGAAAAGGCTTAGCAGTGCGAACAACACACCAAACCTGAAAAGGTATAGCGGTGAGCAAGTACCAGAAAAGGGCATCCTTCATCCATGTATACATAGCTCCCTTTATCATTACAATATCGAGCGAAAGGATGAAGAAAAAGGTAATGGTAAAGGAGTTTCTTccatattaaaagaaacCGAATCGTTAAAGAACCCCACTGATCGTAATTATTCCATAGAAACATACTTGAAGCTAATGATTCTTGACATCTTTGAATGTACAAATGAGGACAAGCATATAGGAATCGACGATTTTGTTGTTCTTTTTAAACAATTGCATATCCAAATTAAAACGagcataatatatactatcTGGTGTATTATAACTGGGTGCAAAAATGTCAACACAGCGTTAAAGGAAAAGGTACCACTCTCTTCGTTTATTAAAAAGGCATATACAACTAACCCGTCCCTAATATTTTACGAGTACTGCAAAATGAAGGTGAAACTTCGAGAAGCAAAGAAAAACATCAAGCTGCTCcagaaatacaaaaaaaaaatactccTTCTTGTAGCAAATTAG